TCGGGGGAAAGCGATAGCAGTCCTCCAACTCGGTCTCGACATCGCCGTTGGAAATCCGCAAGCGGTACGGGAACGGCCGCTCGCAGCCGTCGATCGGCCCGGCGAAGAGCCCGGCCTTGTGCACCCGCGGCAACTCGGCGACCGTCCGGTTGGTCTTGGCATTGACGACCCAGGCGCGCTGCGCGTGCGGCAGGAATGCCCGCACGACGATGTCGCTGTCCGCGGCGTTGTGGTGCATGCCGAGAAACGAAAACGGATCCGCATGCTTGGCGGATACGATCTTCTCGACCTGCTGTTGCACCTGCAATGGCGTCATGAAAAAAACATACTCTGATTGGCTTGCCGAAGGCGATACCGGTTAAACGGGGAGAGGTCGAAAACGGATCAGAAGCCGCTGTCGCCGCTTGCCAGGATGCGCGCGACGCCTTGCACGGGAATGCGCAGCCAGTCCGGCCGGTTGTCCGCCTCGTAGCAGATCTCGTAAAGCGCCTTCTCCAGCGTGAACACGTCAAGCAGTCGTTGGAATGCGGCATCGTCCCCAGGAACGGTAGCGCACCCGGCCGCGGTCGTCCGATAGGCGCCGAGGAAGCATTCGGTCGCCTGCAACGTCCACTCCTCCACCGCCCGCGCCACGTCCTCGACACGGGTCTGCGTCGGCAGGCGTTCGGCCCTCGCCGCCCACCCCGCGTAGTCGAAGGAACGGACCATTCCGGCCACGTCGCGCAGCGGCGACTGCTTGGTGCGCCGGTGCTCCATGGCCTTGGCCGGTTCGCCTTCGAAGTCCAGCACGTAGAAATCCTCGCGCACCACGACGACCTGCCCAAGATGCAGATCCCCATGGATTCGCGATTTCATCAGCCCCTCCCCGGCGCTGCCGAATGACTGCTCGACCATGCCGTCGATCGCCGGCCAGCGCTCCAGCACCGAGCCGACCATCTCGCGCACATCGTCAGTCAACGCGTCTTGCGCCATGGCGCGGGTAAGCGCCTGATGGGCAGCCGCGGCCTGACGACGAACCTGTTCGCCCCACTGCGCCAGATCCTCATCGGAGGCGGGCTCCGGACGGAACGCCGGATCGTCGACATCGAGAGCGAGCGCCGCGTGCAGTTCGGCGATGCGGGTCCCCAACGTCGCCGCCAAAGCGTGGTAAAGCGCATGGGGTTGCTCGGGGGCAGGTTCGTCGCCCACCGGCGTGACCTCGATCTCGCTGATGTGGCGGTCGAGATAGTCGACGGTAAACGACCATCCATCACCCTGATTGCGAACGAAGCCGTGCAGCACCGCCAGAGCAGTCGGCGTCCCGTCGGCGTCGAACAGCTCGACGCTGCCCAGCAGCGGCGGCGTGTTGGCGTAGCCTGCGACGTCGGTGAGGAAGCGCCCCATCTCCAGTTCCGGGTGGCTGCCGGCTTCCAGTCGTCGGTAGCCCTTGAGGATGGCGACATCGCCGATCTTCAATGACGTGTTGCTCTGTTCGCCGCCCATGCGATCGATGGCCACATCCGCCGGGATCTCGACAGCGGCGAACGCGTTGGTGGCAGCGAACCGGATGGTGCCGCCGTTGGCTGTGCCCATCTCCCGCCCGCCGCGGATGGACTCGAGAACCGCCGCCGTAAACGGCGCATCGGCGAGCGCGTCGTACAACACGCCGACGCGGTTGCCGGTGCGCACCTTGGCGAGCGTGAAGGACTGCAACCGCTGGAGCGGATCATCGACGGCCGTCTCCCACGCTGCCGCCAGCGGCATGTGGTAGCGGTATGCGCCGCCGCCGCGGGTGGCCACCTGGAAGGTCGCGATCAGGTAGCCGAACCGGCTTGCGTCCGGCAGCACCGTCTCGTCTTCCAGGCTGACGCTTTCGATGGGGTCGCCCTTGGCCGCGAACCAGCGGCGGTTCGGCAGGAATTCCGGCAGGATGTCGCGGGTGAGCGTTCGAATGTTGCCGCCACTGACCAGGCTCTGCCAGCCATGGGGCAGCACCAGCGTCTGCAGATCAGGCAGTGGCGTCTCGTAGACGTCGTGCCAACGCGGCGCCTCGACCTCGTCCGCCAGCAAGAACCAGTAGAAGCCGTGCCCCGGCAGGACGATGAAGTACGGCAGGTCGCCGATCGGCGGGAAGGCGGCCCGGCCCAGCAACTCCACCGGCACCCGGCCCTTGAACGCGCTCAGATCCAACTCCGCGGCCTGCGGCGCACGCGACATATTGGCGACGCAGAGCATGGTTTCGTCTTCGTGAGAGCGGAGATAGGCCAGCACCTTGCGGTTGCCGGGATAGAGGAACGTCAACGCACCGCGTCCGAACGCGCGGTGGTTCTTGCGCACCGCGATTAGCCGCTTCATCCAGTTGAGCTGCGACGTCGGCCGCCGGTATTGGGATTCGACGTTGATGGTCTGGTAGCCGTAGACCGGATCCATGATGGGCGGCAGATAGAGCCGCTCCGGATCAGCCTTCGAGAACCCGGCGTTGCGGTCCGGCGACCACTGCATCGGGGTGCGCACGCCGTTGCGATCGCCGAGAAATATGTTGTCGCCCATGCCGATCTCGTCGCCGTAGTAGATCATCGGCGTGCCCGGCATGGACATCAGAAGGCTGTTGAGCAGGCGGTTCTTCTGGGTGTCGCGCTCCAGGAGCGGCGCCAGGCGTCGGCGGATGCCCATATTGATGCGCGCCCGCGGGTCATGGGCGTAGAAGCCCCAAAGGTAGTCGCGCTCCCGGTCGGAGACCATTTCCAACGTCAACTCGTCGTGGTTGCGCAAGAAAATGGCCCATTGGCACGTTTCCGGGATGTCGGGGGTCTGACGCATGATGTCGGTGATCGGATAGCGGTCCTCCCGCGCCAGCGCCATGTAGATGCGCGGCATCAGCGGGAAATGAAACGCCATATGGGCTTCGTCGCCGTCGCCGAAATAGGGCCGCACGTCCTCCGGCCACTGGTTGGCCTCGGCAAGGAACATGCGGTCGCCAAAGTGCTCGTCGAGCCAGGCCCGCATCTTCCGGATGACCTCGTGGGTCTCGGGAAGGTTTTCGTTGTTGGTCCCCTCCCGCTCGCAGAGGTACGGCACCGCATCGAGACGCAGCCCGTCGACGCCGGCGTCGAGCCAGAACTTCATCACCGACAGGACTTCCTGCAGGACGCGCGGATTGTCGAAGTTGAGGTCCGGCTGGTGGGAGAAGAAACGGTGCCAGTAATAGGCTTTGGCGACCGGGTCCCACGCCCAGTTGGAGACTTCGGTGTCGCAGAAGATGATGCGCGTGTCCTGGTACTTCTGGTCGGTGTCGCTCCAGACGTAGAAATCGCGCCACTTGGATCCCGGCCGCGCCCGCCGCGCCCGCTGGAACCACGGGTGCTGGTCGGAAGTATGGTTGATCACCAACTCGGTAATCACCTTGAGGTTGCGCTGATGGGCGGCGCGCACGAATTCGCGAAAGTCGCGCATCGTGCCGTAGTCTTCATGGATGCTGCGGTAGTCGGCGATGTCATAGCCATCATCCCGCAGTGGGGATGGATAAAACGGCAGCAACCAGACGGCTGTCACTCCGAGATCGACCAGATAGTCGAGCTTCTGGGTGAGCCCCCGAAAATCGCCGAT
This Rhodospirillales bacterium DNA region includes the following protein-coding sequences:
- the treS gene encoding maltose alpha-D-glucosyltransferase → MPADDPNRFEDPLWYKDAIVYQLHVKAYLDSSGDGIGDFRGLTQKLDYLVDLGVTAVWLLPFYPSPLRDDGYDIADYRSIHEDYGTMRDFREFVRAAHQRNLKVITELVINHTSDQHPWFQRARRARPGSKWRDFYVWSDTDQKYQDTRIIFCDTEVSNWAWDPVAKAYYWHRFFSHQPDLNFDNPRVLQEVLSVMKFWLDAGVDGLRLDAVPYLCEREGTNNENLPETHEVIRKMRAWLDEHFGDRMFLAEANQWPEDVRPYFGDGDEAHMAFHFPLMPRIYMALAREDRYPITDIMRQTPDIPETCQWAIFLRNHDELTLEMVSDRERDYLWGFYAHDPRARINMGIRRRLAPLLERDTQKNRLLNSLLMSMPGTPMIYYGDEIGMGDNIFLGDRNGVRTPMQWSPDRNAGFSKADPERLYLPPIMDPVYGYQTINVESQYRRPTSQLNWMKRLIAVRKNHRAFGRGALTFLYPGNRKVLAYLRSHEDETMLCVANMSRAPQAAELDLSAFKGRVPVELLGRAAFPPIGDLPYFIVLPGHGFYWFLLADEVEAPRWHDVYETPLPDLQTLVLPHGWQSLVSGGNIRTLTRDILPEFLPNRRWFAAKGDPIESVSLEDETVLPDASRFGYLIATFQVATRGGGAYRYHMPLAAAWETAVDDPLQRLQSFTLAKVRTGNRVGVLYDALADAPFTAAVLESIRGGREMGTANGGTIRFAATNAFAAVEIPADVAIDRMGGEQSNTSLKIGDVAILKGYRRLEAGSHPELEMGRFLTDVAGYANTPPLLGSVELFDADGTPTALAVLHGFVRNQGDGWSFTVDYLDRHISEIEVTPVGDEPAPEQPHALYHALAATLGTRIAELHAALALDVDDPAFRPEPASDEDLAQWGEQVRRQAAAAHQALTRAMAQDALTDDVREMVGSVLERWPAIDGMVEQSFGSAGEGLMKSRIHGDLHLGQVVVVREDFYVLDFEGEPAKAMEHRRTKQSPLRDVAGMVRSFDYAGWAARAERLPTQTRVEDVARAVEEWTLQATECFLGAYRTTAAGCATVPGDDAAFQRLLDVFTLEKALYEICYEADNRPDWLRIPVQGVARILASGDSGF